The following coding sequences lie in one Caproicibacterium argilliputei genomic window:
- a CDS encoding phage/plasmid primase, P4 family, with product MFTLYSSDLIGNPSNCSYPHKNVIINADSLKTAVCHDYVCAEYKNHYRNGDNFISADCLPVDCDNDHSENPKDWVTPKNVMDAFPGVSFAVHYSRFHKREKNGKPARPKFHVLFPIDRVTDASLYSDMKKLVNSIFPYFDTKALDAARFFFGTADSNVELYPGRMNLTEFLNGEDFDKNLSGGYENDSVIPEGSRNATMSRFAGIVIKKYGDTDTAYRSFLEEAAKCNPPLEAGELNTIWHSAQRFYSKISKEDGYVSPEVYNDENSYKPDDFSDVGQAEVLAKYFSNELRYSPSTHFIRYSGHYWQETEPGAQAVAHELTRRQMKESEKDMMETLKKLKDTGAQDILDNTSKAKAVQLMNDEQMQAYQDFLTAKAYRDFAIRRRDSKNITSTLKESHPMLEISPRDLDADCFLLCTPEATYDLRKGMAGAREHSADDFITKITSVSPSSKGEKLWLDCLDLIFQKNQQLINYVQMICGLAAIGKVYVEALIIAYGDGRNGKSTFWNSVSRVLGLYSGNISADTLTVGCRRNIKPEMAEVKGKRLLIAAEMQEGARLNDSTIKQLCSTDDVFAEKKYKDPFSFKPCHTLVLYTNHLPRVSASDDGIWRRLIVIPFGAKIEGNTDIKNYGEYLYENAGGSILAWIIEGAKKVIALDYQIPVPDCVAKAINEYRSQNDWFGHFLEDKCEAGPSFKESSAALYQAYRNYSLDCNEYVRSTADFYFALEKAGFERLTLNRKRYFKGLRIREDTGAEEDFLK from the coding sequence ATGTTTACCCTCTACAGTTCAGATTTAATTGGGAACCCAAGCAACTGCTCCTATCCTCACAAAAATGTAATTATTAATGCCGACAGTCTAAAAACCGCCGTCTGCCATGACTATGTCTGTGCAGAATATAAAAACCACTACAGGAATGGCGACAACTTTATCTCCGCTGACTGCCTTCCGGTAGACTGCGACAATGACCACTCGGAGAATCCGAAAGACTGGGTTACCCCCAAGAATGTCATGGACGCCTTTCCGGGGGTCAGTTTTGCCGTTCATTACAGCCGTTTCCATAAACGTGAGAAAAACGGAAAACCCGCGAGGCCGAAATTCCATGTGCTTTTCCCGATTGACCGCGTGACCGATGCCTCACTCTACAGCGATATGAAGAAACTGGTCAATTCCATCTTTCCGTATTTTGATACAAAAGCTCTGGATGCAGCGCGCTTTTTCTTTGGTACAGCGGATTCCAATGTCGAGCTCTATCCCGGCCGCATGAATCTTACAGAATTCCTGAACGGTGAGGATTTTGACAAGAATCTGTCCGGCGGCTATGAAAATGATTCTGTTATCCCAGAAGGCAGCCGCAACGCGACGATGTCCCGCTTTGCCGGTATCGTCATCAAAAAATACGGCGATACAGACACTGCTTACCGGAGCTTTCTTGAAGAAGCTGCAAAGTGCAATCCACCACTTGAAGCCGGTGAGCTTAACACAATCTGGCACAGCGCCCAGCGCTTTTATTCCAAGATTAGCAAGGAGGATGGCTACGTTTCTCCGGAAGTTTATAACGATGAAAACAGCTATAAGCCGGACGATTTTTCCGACGTCGGTCAGGCCGAAGTGCTCGCAAAGTACTTTTCAAACGAGCTCCGCTACTCTCCGTCCACTCACTTCATCCGTTACAGCGGCCACTACTGGCAGGAAACAGAGCCAGGCGCTCAGGCAGTCGCGCACGAACTTACCCGAAGGCAGATGAAGGAATCAGAAAAAGACATGATGGAAACCTTGAAAAAGCTGAAGGACACCGGTGCCCAGGATATCCTCGACAATACATCAAAAGCAAAAGCCGTACAGTTAATGAATGACGAACAGATGCAGGCTTATCAGGACTTTCTCACTGCTAAAGCCTATCGGGATTTTGCAATCCGCCGCCGGGATTCCAAGAATATCACGTCAACACTGAAAGAATCGCACCCGATGCTGGAAATCTCGCCGCGGGATTTGGACGCGGACTGCTTTCTGCTCTGCACGCCGGAAGCAACTTATGACCTCAGAAAAGGCATGGCCGGTGCGCGGGAACATTCAGCGGATGACTTTATCACAAAAATTACGTCCGTCTCGCCTAGTTCGAAAGGCGAAAAGCTCTGGCTGGACTGCCTTGACCTCATTTTTCAGAAGAATCAGCAGCTTATCAATTACGTCCAGATGATCTGCGGCCTTGCCGCTATCGGAAAAGTCTATGTGGAAGCACTGATTATTGCCTATGGTGACGGACGGAACGGGAAGTCAACCTTCTGGAATTCGGTGTCCCGTGTGCTCGGCCTTTACAGCGGAAATATCTCCGCCGATACCCTGACCGTCGGATGCCGCAGGAACATCAAGCCGGAAATGGCTGAGGTCAAAGGAAAACGGCTTCTCATTGCTGCAGAAATGCAGGAAGGCGCGAGACTCAATGACTCAACAATCAAACAGCTCTGCTCTACGGATGACGTATTTGCAGAAAAGAAATACAAAGACCCGTTCTCTTTCAAGCCCTGCCATACTCTCGTACTCTATACCAACCATCTGCCGCGTGTCTCAGCATCGGATGATGGTATCTGGCGCAGGCTTATTGTCATTCCGTTTGGTGCCAAGATTGAAGGCAATACCGACATCAAGAATTATGGCGAGTATCTCTATGAAAACGCTGGTGGAAGCATTCTGGCTTGGATCATTGAAGGTGCAAAGAAAGTAATCGCGCTCGACTACCAGATTCCAGTTCCCGACTGTGTGGCGAAAGCCATCAATGAATACCGCAGTCAGAATGACTGGTTCGGGCATTTTCTTGAAGATAAATGTGAAGCCGGCCCTTCATTTAAGGAAAGCTCCGCGGCCCTGTACCAAGCGTACCGGAACTATTCTCTCGACTGTAACGAATATGTTCGCAGCACTGCGGATTTCTATTTTGCTCTGGAGAAGGCTGGATTTGAACGGCTGACGCTGAATCGAAAACGCTATTTTAAGGGCCTTCGCATTCGTGAGGATACCGGCGCCGAGGAGGATTTTCTGAAATGA
- a CDS encoding site-specific DNA-methyltransferase, translating to MDTTKFEQVPIDKLVPYARNARTHSKEQIAQLRASLREFGFVSPAVIDSKYNILVGHGRVQAAREEGYTTVPCVFAENLTDAQKRAYILADNQLALGAGWDEEMLSVELSDLQDESFDISLLGFDSDELEKLMNDDSGKNVEDDDFNLSAALEKASFVERGDIWTVGKHHLMCGDATSADDVNTLMGNKRANLIVTDPPYGVSFKASDGLTIENDSLKGEEFYNFLLSSFKNMADHLEKGGAAYVFHADTEGLNFRKAFIDAGFHLAGVCIWVKNSLVLGRSDYQWQHEPILYGFLQNGKHPWYADRKQTTIWNYDKPKRNKDHPTSKPLDLLGYPIQNSSQENAVILDTFGGSGSTLMACEKLNRICYMMELDPKYASVILRRYVEDTNDAWDVHVERNGEKIPYSNLVKDVEIESV from the coding sequence ATGGATACAACCAAATTTGAGCAGGTACCGATCGATAAACTGGTGCCCTATGCCCGGAATGCGAGGACGCATTCAAAAGAACAGATTGCGCAGCTGAGAGCCAGCCTTCGGGAGTTCGGTTTTGTCTCTCCCGCCGTCATCGACAGCAAATACAACATCTTGGTCGGCCACGGCAGAGTGCAGGCGGCACGTGAGGAAGGCTATACCACCGTTCCCTGTGTCTTTGCCGAAAACCTGACGGATGCTCAGAAACGGGCCTATATCCTCGCGGATAACCAGCTCGCACTGGGCGCCGGATGGGACGAAGAGATGCTCTCCGTTGAACTGTCCGACCTGCAGGATGAGTCCTTTGACATTTCACTTCTCGGTTTCGACAGCGATGAGCTCGAAAAGCTGATGAACGACGACTCCGGAAAAAACGTCGAGGACGATGACTTCAATCTTTCCGCTGCACTTGAGAAAGCGTCATTTGTGGAACGCGGCGACATCTGGACAGTTGGAAAACATCACCTCATGTGTGGTGATGCTACTTCGGCGGATGACGTGAACACGCTCATGGGCAACAAGAGGGCCAACCTCATCGTAACCGACCCGCCTTACGGAGTTTCCTTCAAAGCCTCGGACGGCCTCACGATAGAAAACGACAGCCTGAAGGGCGAGGAATTTTATAACTTTCTACTCTCTTCTTTCAAGAACATGGCTGACCATCTCGAAAAAGGCGGCGCGGCTTATGTGTTCCATGCGGACACGGAAGGCCTGAACTTCCGGAAGGCCTTCATCGACGCAGGCTTTCATCTCGCGGGTGTCTGCATCTGGGTAAAGAACAGTCTCGTACTCGGCCGCTCCGACTATCAATGGCAGCACGAGCCGATTTTGTATGGCTTTCTGCAGAATGGAAAACACCCGTGGTACGCTGACAGGAAGCAGACGACCATCTGGAATTACGACAAACCAAAACGAAACAAAGATCACCCGACTTCCAAACCGCTCGACCTCCTCGGCTATCCGATCCAGAATTCCAGCCAGGAGAACGCTGTCATCCTCGATACTTTCGGCGGTTCCGGTTCAACGCTCATGGCCTGCGAAAAGCTGAATCGGATCTGCTACATGATGGAACTTGACCCGAAGTATGCCTCTGTTATCCTCCGCCGGTATGTAGAGGATACGAATGATGCATGGGATGTGCATGTAGAAAGAAATGGCGAGAAGATTCCCTATTCCAACCTCGTAAAAGACGTTGAAATCGAGAGTGTATAG
- a CDS encoding virulence protein has protein sequence MKIDYNVTGKDRKSLVNAIAAITEGKAEYLGMPTAAYKVGCFTVDRNGTLEFGNRTDSKGTEDLIKELDKRGFTAKVGETSGEESETADGAGQGENMGLTISVPLAAVSTGNLTNLLKAKGALIKKALGIDDMPIEIGENKVSFPWFPEMPGSDASKAYTHFIAALCKLSKDQKRVSSTEHPADNEKYAFRCFLLRLGFIGPEYKQERKILLKNLTGNSSFRNGAKKEATDDEISE, from the coding sequence ATGAAAATAGATTACAACGTAACAGGAAAAGACAGGAAGTCCTTAGTCAATGCCATCGCAGCAATCACAGAAGGAAAGGCAGAATACCTCGGTATGCCGACAGCGGCCTACAAAGTCGGCTGCTTCACAGTCGACCGGAACGGAACACTGGAGTTCGGCAACAGAACAGACAGCAAAGGAACCGAGGACCTTATCAAAGAGCTTGACAAGCGCGGCTTCACTGCCAAAGTTGGGGAAACGTCCGGAGAAGAGTCTGAAACGGCGGATGGCGCCGGACAGGGCGAAAACATGGGCCTTACGATTTCGGTTCCACTGGCGGCGGTCTCAACCGGCAACCTGACGAACCTGCTCAAGGCGAAAGGTGCGCTTATCAAGAAGGCACTTGGAATTGACGACATGCCGATTGAAATCGGTGAGAATAAAGTTTCATTCCCATGGTTTCCGGAAATGCCGGGATCGGATGCATCCAAAGCATACACTCATTTCATTGCCGCCCTCTGCAAACTCTCGAAAGACCAAAAACGGGTAAGCAGTACCGAGCACCCGGCCGACAATGAGAAATACGCATTCCGCTGCTTCCTTCTGCGGCTCGGATTCATAGGACCAGAATACAAGCAGGAGAGAAAGATTCTGCTGAAGAACCTGACAGGAAATTCGAGTTTCAGGAACGGGGCGAAAAAAGAGGCCACTGACGATGAAATTTCCGAATAA
- a CDS encoding HNH endonuclease, which translates to MPYKPKRPCRYPGCPRLTDGTYCEEHAKLVRRHYEQFTRGYSTSKRYGRAWKKIRDRYVRKHPLCEQCLKEGRYVAVEEVHHIIPLSEGGTNDESNLMSLCHSCHEKIHKGRGDR; encoded by the coding sequence ATGCCATATAAACCAAAACGTCCGTGCCGTTACCCCGGGTGTCCACGTCTAACTGACGGTACCTACTGCGAAGAACACGCGAAGCTTGTGCGGCGGCACTACGAACAGTTTACCCGAGGTTACTCCACCAGCAAGCGCTACGGCAGAGCGTGGAAGAAAATCCGTGACCGTTACGTCCGCAAGCATCCGCTCTGTGAGCAGTGTTTGAAGGAAGGACGCTATGTTGCAGTCGAGGAGGTCCACCACATCATTCCTCTCTCCGAGGGAGGTACGAATGACGAATCAAACCTGATGAGCCTTTGCCACTCCTGCCACGAGAAGATTCATAAGGGACGAGGCGACCGCTAA
- a CDS encoding DUF4314 domain-containing protein: MKFPNKETAEKVKRQFPVGCRVELLRMDDAQAPPIGIRGIVTGVDDTGSLLVNWDNGSSLNVIYGIDIVRKVVDSDD; encoded by the coding sequence ATGAAATTTCCGAATAAAGAAACGGCTGAAAAGGTGAAGCGGCAGTTTCCAGTGGGATGCCGCGTGGAACTCCTTCGGATGGACGATGCTCAGGCACCGCCCATCGGCATCAGAGGAATAGTCACTGGAGTCGACGACACCGGCTCCCTTCTCGTAAACTGGGATAATGGCTCCAGCCTCAATGTAATTTACGGCATCGACATCGTGCGGAAGGTGGTGGATTCCGATGACTGA
- a CDS encoding DUF5049 domain-containing protein: MTEKIKEQILAIQNTGLTNMFDVNAVQRLAYKRDFYELVFFLEEHRKEYVHFILTSEA, encoded by the coding sequence ATGACTGAGAAAATTAAGGAACAGATTCTCGCGATTCAGAACACCGGCCTTACAAATATGTTCGACGTAAACGCCGTCCAGCGCCTTGCCTACAAACGTGATTTCTATGAGCTGGTGTTTTTCCTTGAGGAACACCGCAAGGAATATGTGCATTTCATTCTCACAAGCGAAGCGTAA
- a CDS encoding VRR-NUC domain-containing protein, translating into MNEKQIENKLTLAVKKAGGIAPKFVSPGFAGMPDRIVLLPDGLIAFVELKAPGKKPRPLQLARHRLLRSLGFKVYVIDSVKQIGEMLDELQAT; encoded by the coding sequence ATGAATGAAAAACAGATAGAAAACAAATTAACGCTGGCAGTTAAAAAGGCAGGCGGTATTGCGCCAAAGTTCGTGTCTCCGGGTTTTGCGGGAATGCCAGACCGCATCGTCTTATTACCTGACGGCCTTATCGCCTTTGTGGAACTGAAGGCACCCGGAAAGAAACCGCGCCCGCTCCAGTTGGCAAGGCACCGGCTGCTTCGGTCGTTGGGCTTTAAAGTATATGTGATCGACAGCGTAAAGCAGATTGGAGAGATGCTGGATGAACTTCAAGCCACATGA
- a CDS encoding DNA polymerase, translating to MNSLSLDLETFSSIDLSKCGVYKYASSPDFEILLFGYSIDSGEVRTIDLAQGETIPQEIIDALVSDGVVKWAYNANFERVCLSRYLHDLGISLDPFHDNHPLSTVMTQFLNPESWRCSMIWSATMGLPLSLEGAGSVLGLEKQKLTEGKELIKYFCQPCTPTKANGGRTRNLPSDAPDKWTLFKKYNRRDVETEMGIKARLAKFPVPDFVWDEYHIDQEINDRGVRLDMDLVEKAITIDTRSRTELTAAIKKLTGLKNPNSVQQMKRWLSDNGLETDSLGKKAVAKLLKTAPPELQTVLKLRQQLAKSSVKKYQTMQKAVCKDGRARGMFQFYGASRTGRWAGRLIQMQNLPQNHLPDLAEARALVKSGNFDAVKMLYEDVPDTLSQLIRTAFIPKDSCQFIVSDFSAIEARVIAWYAGETWRQKVFEDGGDIYCASASQMFHVPVVKHGVNGHLRQKGKIAELALGYGGSVGALKAMGAIEMGLKEDELPPLVDAWRQTNPHIVKFWWAVDHAAMEAVKHKHTTSSYGLTFSCKSGMLFIRLPSGRNLAYVKPRVGTNKFGGECITYEGVGATKKWEQLSSYGPKFVENIVQATSRDILCYAMKTLRCCSIVMHVHDELIIEADPDVSLEVICEQMGRTPPWAKGLKLRADGYTCEFYQKD from the coding sequence GTGAACAGTTTGTCATTGGATCTGGAGACATTTTCCAGCATCGACCTTAGCAAATGTGGCGTGTACAAGTACGCATCTTCTCCTGACTTCGAGATCCTGCTCTTTGGATATTCCATTGACAGCGGAGAGGTCAGAACGATTGATCTTGCTCAGGGAGAAACGATTCCGCAGGAGATCATCGACGCACTTGTTAGTGATGGCGTCGTCAAATGGGCATACAACGCGAACTTCGAACGCGTATGCCTCTCCCGTTATCTGCACGATTTAGGTATAAGTCTTGACCCATTTCATGATAATCATCCGCTCTCAACCGTGATGACACAGTTTCTGAATCCTGAAAGCTGGCGCTGTTCCATGATCTGGTCCGCCACAATGGGGCTTCCGCTCTCTCTGGAAGGCGCCGGCAGCGTCCTCGGCCTTGAAAAGCAAAAGCTCACCGAGGGGAAAGAACTCATTAAATACTTCTGTCAGCCATGTACTCCGACGAAAGCAAACGGCGGCCGCACACGGAACCTGCCGTCCGACGCGCCGGATAAGTGGACGCTGTTCAAGAAATACAATAGGCGGGATGTCGAAACCGAGATGGGCATCAAAGCAAGGCTCGCGAAGTTCCCGGTTCCAGACTTCGTTTGGGATGAATACCACATCGATCAGGAAATCAATGATCGCGGCGTCCGGCTTGACATGGATCTTGTGGAAAAGGCCATCACGATAGACACTCGTTCTCGGACGGAACTCACCGCTGCTATAAAAAAGCTGACCGGTCTTAAAAACCCAAACAGCGTCCAGCAGATGAAGCGGTGGCTTTCAGATAATGGACTTGAAACTGACAGCCTCGGCAAAAAGGCCGTTGCGAAACTCTTGAAAACTGCTCCTCCGGAGCTGCAGACGGTTTTGAAACTCCGCCAGCAGCTTGCCAAATCCTCCGTCAAGAAATATCAGACCATGCAGAAGGCGGTCTGCAAGGATGGCCGGGCACGCGGCATGTTCCAATTTTACGGTGCCAGCCGAACCGGCCGCTGGGCAGGCAGGCTTATTCAGATGCAAAACCTCCCGCAGAATCATCTCCCCGATCTGGCTGAAGCCCGTGCTCTTGTGAAGTCCGGCAATTTTGATGCTGTCAAAATGCTGTATGAGGATGTCCCGGATACTCTGTCTCAGCTCATTCGTACAGCCTTTATCCCGAAGGATAGCTGCCAGTTCATCGTGTCTGACTTTTCAGCTATCGAAGCCCGTGTCATCGCATGGTATGCCGGAGAAACATGGCGGCAGAAGGTATTTGAAGATGGTGGCGACATTTACTGTGCTTCCGCATCCCAGATGTTCCATGTTCCGGTTGTGAAACACGGCGTCAACGGACATCTCAGACAAAAAGGCAAAATTGCAGAGCTCGCGCTCGGATACGGAGGGTCCGTCGGTGCTTTAAAGGCAATGGGAGCTATTGAAATGGGACTCAAGGAAGATGAGCTTCCTCCTCTGGTTGACGCCTGGAGGCAGACAAATCCGCACATCGTGAAATTCTGGTGGGCTGTCGACCACGCGGCTATGGAAGCAGTTAAGCATAAGCACACGACTTCCAGTTATGGGCTGACCTTTTCCTGCAAATCCGGAATGCTCTTTATCAGACTTCCCTCCGGCAGGAACCTTGCCTATGTGAAACCGCGTGTCGGAACAAACAAATTCGGCGGCGAATGCATCACCTATGAAGGTGTCGGTGCTACGAAAAAATGGGAACAGCTCAGCTCCTACGGTCCGAAATTCGTGGAAAATATCGTGCAGGCAACCTCCCGCGATATTCTCTGCTATGCCATGAAGACGCTCCGCTGCTGCTCGATTGTCATGCATGTCCATGATGAGCTGATCATCGAAGCAGATCCGGACGTATCTCTTGAAGTGATCTGTGAACAGATGGGACGGACTCCTCCGTGGGCAAAAGGTCTGAAACTCCGTGCCGATGGTTATACCTGCGAATTTTACCAGAAAGATTAA
- a CDS encoding P27 family phage terminase small subunit, with the protein MPTKSNNTGGRGGRRSGAGRKKSAVSEKAANGNPGGRPLEVLDIPEMEGADMPTPHDFLSAKQHDGSTLEAGEIYRETWEWLQKIGIAQKVSPQLLERYAMCSARWIQCEEMTTRLGYLSKHPTTGKPIPSPFINIGINYMNQANRLWDEIFQIVKENCSTEYGGLNPQDDVMERLLRARKGI; encoded by the coding sequence ATGCCGACGAAATCGAATAATACCGGCGGCCGCGGCGGCAGACGTTCGGGTGCTGGACGCAAAAAATCTGCAGTATCCGAGAAAGCCGCGAACGGAAATCCGGGCGGCAGACCGCTTGAGGTACTGGATATTCCGGAGATGGAAGGTGCTGACATGCCGACGCCACATGACTTCCTTTCTGCCAAGCAGCATGACGGTTCGACACTCGAAGCCGGTGAAATCTACCGGGAAACCTGGGAGTGGCTCCAAAAAATCGGTATCGCGCAGAAAGTTTCGCCGCAGCTCTTGGAACGCTACGCGATGTGCTCCGCAAGATGGATTCAGTGTGAAGAGATGACGACAAGGCTCGGATACCTTTCGAAGCATCCGACAACCGGCAAGCCTATTCCCTCTCCCTTCATAAACATCGGCATCAATTATATGAATCAGGCCAACCGCTTGTGGGATGAAATCTTCCAGATTGTGAAGGAGAACTGCTCAACAGAATACGGCGGCCTCAATCCGCAGGATGACGTCATGGAACGGCTGCTCCGCGCCAGAAAGGGAATATAA
- a CDS encoding phage antirepressor, which produces MTNEVTTFTNSEFGSIRTTTIDNEPWFVGKDVAEALGYSNPRKALIDHVDDDDKGVTKCDTLGGEQQMTVINESGLYSLILFSKLPSAKRFKKWVTSEVLPSIRRHGLYAIDDILADPDLAIAALQELKAEREKRKSLENTVAVQTQQIAEMKPKVSYYDVVLNCKDLVAISIIAKDYGWSAKHMNKWLHDKEIQFKQPSGIWLLYQKYADRGYTSTKTTTYSGSDGEVHTAVHTYWTQSGRLFIYDLMKADGNLPLIEQGN; this is translated from the coding sequence ATGACAAACGAAGTAACAACATTTACAAACTCAGAGTTCGGTTCTATTCGTACTACGACGATAGATAACGAGCCGTGGTTTGTGGGTAAGGATGTAGCGGAAGCCTTAGGATACAGCAATCCTCGTAAAGCACTGATTGACCATGTGGATGATGACGACAAGGGAGTAACGAAATGTGACACCCTTGGTGGAGAACAGCAGATGACCGTAATTAATGAATCTGGTCTGTATTCTCTGATTCTCTTCAGCAAACTTCCTTCAGCAAAGCGCTTCAAAAAGTGGGTAACATCTGAAGTACTACCTTCAATCCGTAGACATGGTCTCTATGCGATTGATGACATTCTGGCTGATCCTGATCTTGCCATTGCTGCGCTGCAGGAACTCAAAGCTGAACGTGAAAAACGTAAGTCTCTTGAAAACACGGTTGCCGTGCAGACACAGCAGATTGCCGAAATGAAACCAAAAGTCAGCTATTACGATGTCGTTTTGAACTGCAAGGATCTCGTGGCCATTTCGATTATCGCCAAAGACTATGGTTGGAGCGCCAAGCATATGAACAAGTGGCTGCACGACAAGGAAATTCAATTCAAACAGCCAAGTGGAATCTGGCTCCTTTATCAGAAATATGCCGACAGAGGATACACGTCTACCAAAACCACTACCTATTCCGGTTCGGATGGAGAAGTGCATACTGCCGTTCATACTTATTGGACCCAGTCCGGGCGTCTCTTTATTTACGACCTTATGAAAGCTGACGGGAATCTTCCACTCATCGAACAAGGGAATTAA
- a CDS encoding DEAD/DEAH box helicase produces MNFKPHDYQKYAIDYIETHPIAAVLLDMGIGKTVISLTAIEDLLFDSFEVHRVLVVAPLRVARDTWPAEIKKWSHLKDLTYSVAVGNVKERRVALTSSADITIINRENLEWLIEDSGFPFDFDMVILDELSSFKNHRSKRFRSMMKVRPKVKRIVGLTGTPSSNGLMDLWAEFRLLDMGQRLGRFITQYRTNYFMPDKRNGEIIYSYKPLPGAENTIYREISDITISMKSTDHLKMPKLISSEYEVRLSDEEQKRYDSLKKNLVLQLPSGDITAANAASLSGKLCQMANGAVYSDTGIVVHIHDRKLDALEDLIEAANGKPVLVAYWFKHDFARISERLHKLHIPFSCLNTSGSIRRWNNGELPVALVHPASAGHGLNLQSGGSTLIWFGLTWSLELYQQTNARLWRQGQTAGTVVIQHIITKGTIDGRILNALSHKNHTQAALINAVKADLKIRDNF; encoded by the coding sequence ATGAACTTCAAGCCACATGATTATCAGAAATATGCTATAGACTATATCGAAACGCATCCTATAGCTGCGGTTCTCCTCGATATGGGCATTGGCAAAACTGTAATCAGCCTGACGGCCATCGAAGACCTGTTGTTCGACAGTTTTGAAGTTCACCGGGTCCTCGTCGTCGCACCGCTCCGCGTCGCCCGCGATACATGGCCCGCTGAAATCAAGAAATGGTCGCACCTTAAAGACCTGACCTATTCTGTTGCAGTAGGAAATGTAAAAGAACGCCGAGTTGCACTGACGTCCTCCGCAGATATCACCATCATCAATCGTGAGAACCTTGAGTGGCTGATTGAAGACAGCGGATTCCCATTTGACTTTGATATGGTCATTCTTGACGAGCTCTCTTCCTTCAAAAATCATCGGTCGAAACGCTTCCGTTCCATGATGAAAGTAAGGCCCAAGGTAAAACGTATCGTAGGACTTACCGGTACCCCTTCATCAAATGGCCTTATGGATCTCTGGGCGGAGTTCCGCCTTCTCGATATGGGCCAGCGCCTTGGACGGTTCATTACCCAGTACCGCACAAATTACTTCATGCCGGATAAGCGAAACGGTGAGATCATCTACTCTTATAAGCCGCTGCCGGGCGCGGAGAACACCATCTACCGGGAAATTTCGGATATCACGATTTCCATGAAGTCGACGGATCACCTGAAGATGCCAAAGCTCATCAGCAGCGAATACGAAGTCCGCCTGTCCGATGAGGAACAGAAACGGTACGACAGCCTGAAGAAGAATCTGGTTCTGCAGCTTCCAAGTGGCGACATCACAGCCGCCAATGCCGCGTCCCTCTCCGGAAAGCTGTGTCAGATGGCCAACGGTGCCGTTTACTCTGACACCGGAATCGTTGTTCACATTCATGACCGAAAACTGGACGCACTGGAGGACCTGATCGAAGCGGCAAACGGGAAGCCTGTGCTGGTGGCCTACTGGTTCAAGCACGACTTCGCCAGAATATCCGAGCGGCTGCATAAGCTCCACATCCCGTTCTCCTGCCTTAACACTTCCGGCAGCATCCGCAGATGGAACAACGGCGAACTTCCCGTGGCCCTCGTGCATCCCGCTTCTGCCGGGCATGGGCTGAACCTGCAAAGCGGCGGCTCAACGCTCATCTGGTTCGGGCTTACATGGTCGCTGGAGCTCTACCAGCAGACAAACGCAAGATTGTGGCGGCAGGGACAGACAGCAGGAACCGTGGTGATTCAGCACATCATCACGAAGGGAACCATTGATGGTCGCATTCTGAATGCCCTCTCGCATAAGAACCACACACAGGCAGCCCTGATCAACGCCGTGAAGGCGGACCTGAAAATCAGAGACAACTTTTGA
- a CDS encoding NUMOD4 motif-containing HNH endonuclease — protein MKKEIWKDIPGYEGRYQASTEGRIRSLDRQVLGKCHYTGKPFYRTVKGRILRPGRFCKTGHLSVVLGHGTAGKPVHQLVILTFVGPPPEGMEVLHRNGDPTDNRLKNLHYGTRSENILDVYRQGGKWRKLSIDDVQSIRFGFYCGIKEVELAAMYDVTPSIISAIKTGRNFAWLK, from the coding sequence TTGAAAAAAGAAATATGGAAAGACATACCTGGATATGAAGGTCGATATCAAGCCAGTACAGAGGGCAGAATCCGTAGTCTTGATAGACAAGTTCTCGGCAAATGTCATTATACAGGCAAACCATTCTACCGAACTGTGAAAGGAAGAATTCTCAGACCTGGTAGGTTCTGCAAGACAGGACACCTATCGGTTGTTCTCGGTCATGGGACTGCGGGAAAACCTGTTCATCAGCTTGTCATACTCACCTTTGTAGGACCTCCGCCAGAAGGCATGGAAGTGCTGCATAGAAACGGGGATCCAACAGATAACAGGCTGAAAAATTTACACTACGGAACTCGCTCTGAAAACATTCTTGATGTGTACCGCCAAGGTGGCAAATGGAGAAAGCTGTCGATCGACGATGTTCAATCAATTCGATTCGGATTCTACTGTGGAATCAAAGAAGTTGAGCTCGCAGCAATGTACGACGTAACGCCATCGATCATCAGTGCAATAAAAACGGGGAGGAATTTTGCATGGCTAAAGTGA